In one Funiculus sociatus GB2-C1 genomic region, the following are encoded:
- a CDS encoding peptide-methionine (S)-S-oxide reductase, translated as FWSAVVSQKCESNAQTTLRLPQRTPICLIFLQNRDAPGEQYRSVIFFHTPEQEKAATASKEKLQQSGSYDKQIVTFIQPANEFYLAEEYHQQYFSKKRRNLKGSEAS; from the coding sequence ATTTCTGGAGCGCAGTGGTTAGCCAAAAATGTGAGTCAAATGCTCAAACTACGTTGCGCTTACCTCAACGAACTCCTATCTGTTTGATATTCTTGCAAAACCGGGATGCTCCCGGTGAACAGTACCGTTCTGTGATTTTCTTCCATACGCCAGAGCAAGAGAAAGCTGCCACAGCTTCTAAGGAAAAGTTACAACAATCGGGCAGCTATGACAAGCAGATTGTGACGTTTATTCAACCAGCTAACGAGTTCTACCTAGCAGAGGAATATCATCAGCAATATTTCTCGAAAAAACGGCGAAATTTGAAAGGTTCAGAAGCCTCTTAG
- a CDS encoding spore photoproduct lyase family protein, giving the protein MPERVIFTPAALDEPWGQQILSRVRSLNLPVEELPRNRLTGLRGENERETYDISKRTLAVVTAPPSSFKLSPIPPSADWQFHIAEGCPAHCQYCYLAGSLSGPPVIRVFANLPQILDNLVSYERPSEVTTFEVSCYTDPLGIEHLTGSLAECIRYFGTRENAQLRWVSKFDGVSELLSLPHNGRTRCRISVNAALISGKFEGGTASVTSRLQALRRLALPHSQGGGGYPVGLVIAPIMPIEDWELHYTRLFDDISAALDFDCDLTFELISHRFTPGSKEVLMQWYPHNKLDMDEENRSVKRNKFGGIKYVYDADTMKKLRRFFESQIAKRFPVAKILYWT; this is encoded by the coding sequence ATGCCAGAGCGAGTTATATTCACCCCTGCTGCTCTAGATGAACCTTGGGGACAGCAAATCTTATCACGAGTGCGATCGCTCAATCTACCTGTGGAAGAACTTCCTCGCAACCGCCTCACCGGACTGCGGGGGGAAAATGAGCGTGAAACTTACGACATTTCTAAGCGCACCCTGGCAGTTGTAACCGCACCTCCAAGCAGCTTCAAACTCAGTCCCATTCCACCTTCTGCCGATTGGCAGTTCCACATTGCTGAGGGTTGTCCTGCCCATTGTCAATATTGTTATCTAGCAGGTAGCCTTAGCGGGCCACCCGTAATTCGAGTATTTGCCAACCTGCCGCAGATTTTAGATAACTTAGTTAGCTACGAACGTCCCTCTGAGGTGACAACGTTTGAGGTAAGTTGCTACACCGACCCGCTTGGCATTGAACATCTTACAGGTAGTTTAGCCGAGTGCATTCGCTACTTTGGTACTCGCGAAAATGCTCAGCTACGTTGGGTATCTAAGTTTGACGGTGTTTCCGAGTTACTTTCTTTGCCTCATAACGGTCGCACTCGTTGTCGAATCAGCGTGAATGCAGCTTTGATTTCCGGTAAATTTGAGGGCGGTACCGCATCTGTTACTTCCCGGCTGCAAGCATTGCGACGATTAGCTTTGCCTCACTCTCAAGGAGGTGGAGGTTATCCGGTTGGTTTGGTGATTGCGCCAATTATGCCAATTGAAGATTGGGAGTTGCACTACACTCGCTTGTTTGATGATATAAGTGCTGCTTTAGATTTCGACTGCGACTTGACGTTTGAGCTAATTTCTCACCGATTCACTCCCGGCTCGAAGGAGGTGCTGATGCAGTGGTATCCTCATAACAAGCTGGATATGGATGAAGAAAACCGTAGTGTCAAGCGTAATAAATTTGGTGGGATTAAGTACGTTTATGACGCTGACACAATGAAGAAACTCCGCCGCTTTTTTGAGAGCCAGATTGCTAAGCGTTTTCCTGTTGCCAAGATTCTCTACTGGACATAA